A part of Streptomyces sp. NBC_01451 genomic DNA contains:
- a CDS encoding HAD family hydrolase, whose amino-acid sequence MTIRAVVWDIDDTIFDYTTADRVGMREQLAAEGLLDGYATIEEALVRWREVTDRQWARFAAGETDFPGQRRERVRMFLGENLTDAEADAWFDRYIGHYEAAWALFPDVLPVLDLLAASHRHGVLSNSSIRVQDRKLRVLGVRDRFEAVLCAAELGFHKPDAQAFHAACDALGLSPEQVAYVGDHPEIDGRGAVDAGLLSVWIDRTGPTVVERAAGGPHRIASLAELPAILGTDTRFGAPSTFG is encoded by the coding sequence ATGACGATCCGAGCCGTTGTCTGGGACATCGACGACACGATCTTCGACTACACCACGGCGGACCGCGTCGGCATGCGGGAGCAGCTCGCGGCAGAGGGCCTGCTCGACGGGTACGCGACCATCGAGGAGGCCCTTGTCCGCTGGCGGGAGGTCACCGACCGGCAGTGGGCGCGGTTCGCGGCGGGGGAGACCGACTTCCCGGGGCAGCGCCGGGAGCGGGTGCGGATGTTCCTGGGCGAGAACCTGACCGACGCCGAGGCCGACGCCTGGTTCGACCGCTACATCGGGCACTACGAGGCAGCGTGGGCGCTCTTCCCGGACGTACTGCCCGTCCTCGACCTCCTGGCCGCCAGCCACCGGCACGGGGTGCTCTCCAACTCCAGCATCCGGGTCCAGGACCGCAAGCTGCGCGTGCTCGGCGTACGCGACCGCTTCGAGGCCGTGCTGTGCGCGGCCGAGCTCGGCTTCCACAAGCCGGACGCCCAGGCCTTCCACGCGGCCTGCGACGCCCTGGGCCTGTCCCCGGAGCAGGTGGCGTACGTCGGTGACCACCCGGAGATCGACGGGCGGGGTGCCGTCGACGCCGGGCTGCTGTCCGTGTGGATCGACCGCACCGGCCCCACCGTCGTCGAGCGGGCCGCCGGGGGGCCGCACCGGATCGCCTCCCTCGCCGAACTCCCGGCGATCCTCGGCACCGATACCCGTTTTGGAGCGCCGTCCACCTTCGGGTAA
- a CDS encoding FlgD immunoglobulin-like domain containing protein has protein sequence MNRSRRLANAVLGGAVALSCATLTVPAQAAPAVDPPAGTVRLASEKPATVAYRWVGSSGFQYTSTGTDPILSVDYPGTVPPEHAGPDDLASGTDVISTFSGSTVTQRHRSTGVTATFTIPAGQSVKSAPGWSVLTRDTAGTLHVLRAAADGATTDIPVTGLPAGAEPTTYVKGGSVLRLAVVYTLDGVTSVGLVDLADGSFRTYVTGVATSPPVRFNDRWLVADWKSIRVDAEPGTTPTGLNRWGADLEAVVGDQLLIGNPDFVVAGTKPELTALSLVTGATYTALADSDGSFTPTPDGGALATAGPSSLDWNVHRVTPTDDGRTATEKVVNIPAYSTQVDGLALAGGELMLYGATPGGLGSYRYNSFQLDPSAKPVGGQTKRGPAMSGTTCLTGDAACPQLEALGDGRVASLWTSVSGDQLVTIAGLDATTVVNAATGDSAGRIPSGTGRYVLYNGGTPGVQKAFDFPRAATAGTVALTRTRTPAAVWGQVLWTTGSTQGTVVGTHLKTQQTVATLATGAPCTPTDIQAVNTWLYWTCGTAGPAGVYDRATNRTIPVPSDQAPARLADGYLLRENRTTHQLLLTDFHTGAATTRTVASLPTADQNTGGSNGRWAVDRFGGDIAYLTSTYGQVALVDSGVPASSLAQLEAQTDPRPGGPTTGSPWLPVWQLNKPATWTLTLANSSGTTVRTITGSTTAAAVRASWDGLWSDGRRASGTYTWKLTAVPDDTQGPALNLTGTTTVG, from the coding sequence ATGAACCGTTCACGAAGACTTGCCAACGCTGTGCTCGGCGGAGCCGTGGCGCTGTCCTGCGCCACGCTGACCGTGCCCGCACAGGCGGCGCCCGCCGTCGATCCGCCGGCCGGCACTGTCCGGCTCGCCTCCGAGAAGCCGGCCACCGTCGCCTACCGGTGGGTCGGCTCGTCCGGCTTCCAGTACACGTCGACCGGCACCGATCCCATCCTGTCGGTCGACTACCCGGGCACCGTCCCGCCCGAGCACGCGGGCCCGGACGACCTGGCCAGTGGCACCGATGTCATCAGCACCTTCAGCGGCTCCACCGTCACGCAGAGGCACCGCTCCACGGGCGTGACCGCCACCTTCACCATCCCGGCCGGGCAGAGCGTCAAGTCCGCCCCCGGCTGGAGCGTGCTGACCCGCGACACCGCCGGCACCCTGCACGTCCTGCGCGCCGCCGCGGACGGTGCCACCACTGACATACCGGTCACCGGCCTTCCCGCGGGCGCCGAACCGACCACCTACGTCAAGGGCGGCTCGGTCCTCCGGCTCGCCGTCGTCTACACCCTGGACGGTGTGACCTCCGTGGGCCTGGTCGACCTCGCGGACGGCTCCTTCCGCACCTATGTCACCGGCGTGGCGACCAGCCCCCCGGTCCGCTTCAACGACCGCTGGCTGGTGGCCGACTGGAAGTCCATACGCGTCGACGCCGAGCCCGGCACCACGCCCACCGGCCTCAACCGCTGGGGCGCCGATCTCGAAGCCGTCGTCGGTGACCAACTCCTCATCGGCAACCCGGACTTCGTCGTCGCCGGCACCAAGCCCGAACTGACCGCCCTCTCACTCGTCACCGGCGCGACATACACCGCCCTCGCCGACTCGGACGGCTCCTTCACCCCGACTCCGGACGGCGGCGCGCTCGCCACGGCCGGGCCGTCCAGCCTCGACTGGAACGTCCACCGCGTCACCCCCACCGACGACGGCCGCACGGCCACGGAGAAGGTCGTCAACATCCCCGCCTATTCGACCCAGGTGGACGGACTAGCCCTCGCCGGCGGCGAGTTGATGCTGTACGGAGCCACCCCCGGGGGACTCGGCTCCTACCGCTACAACAGCTTCCAACTGGACCCCTCGGCCAAGCCGGTCGGCGGACAGACCAAGCGCGGCCCGGCCATGAGCGGGACGACCTGCCTGACCGGCGACGCCGCCTGCCCCCAGCTGGAGGCGCTCGGCGACGGCAGGGTCGCATCCCTGTGGACCTCCGTGAGTGGCGACCAACTGGTGACGATCGCCGGCCTCGATGCCACCACGGTCGTCAACGCCGCCACGGGAGACTCCGCGGGCCGCATCCCGAGCGGCACCGGCCGCTACGTCCTCTACAACGGCGGCACCCCCGGCGTACAGAAGGCCTTCGACTTCCCGCGCGCCGCCACCGCCGGTACGGTCGCGCTGACCCGCACCCGCACGCCCGCGGCCGTCTGGGGCCAGGTCCTGTGGACGACCGGCAGCACCCAGGGGACGGTCGTCGGAACCCACCTCAAGACCCAGCAGACCGTGGCCACCCTCGCGACCGGCGCGCCCTGCACCCCGACCGACATCCAGGCCGTCAACACCTGGCTGTACTGGACCTGCGGCACGGCAGGACCCGCCGGCGTCTACGACCGGGCGACCAACCGCACCATCCCGGTCCCGTCCGATCAGGCGCCGGCCCGCCTCGCCGACGGCTACCTCCTGCGCGAGAACCGAACCACCCACCAACTGCTGCTCACCGACTTCCACACCGGCGCGGCCACCACCCGCACAGTGGCCTCCCTGCCCACGGCGGACCAGAACACCGGGGGCAGCAACGGCCGTTGGGCCGTGGACCGGTTCGGCGGCGACATCGCCTACCTCACCTCCACCTACGGTCAGGTGGCGCTCGTGGACAGCGGGGTCCCGGCGTCGTCGCTGGCACAGCTGGAGGCCCAGACGGACCCCCGGCCGGGCGGCCCCACCACCGGGTCCCCCTGGCTGCCGGTCTGGCAGCTCAACAAGCCCGCGACCTGGACCCTGACCCTGGCCAACAGCTCCGGAACGACGGTCCGCACGATCACCGGCAGCACCACGGCGGCCGCGGTGCGCGCCTCCTGGGACGGCCTGTGGTCCGACGGCCGCCGCGCCTCCGGCACCTACACCTGGAAACTGACCGCCGTACCCGACGACACCCAGGGCCCGGCCCTGAACCTCACGGGAACCACGACGGTCGGCTGA
- a CDS encoding fumarylacetoacetate hydrolase family protein: protein MRIARFSIDGNVAFGAVEGDRPDELVLDIIKGIPFADFELSGTKVPLDKVRLLPPVLPNKVVAYGRNYAEHARELGNEVPDVPFAFFKPSTSVIGSGDDIQYPSFSEELHHEAELAVVIGRMCREVPRERVKDVILGYTCANDITARDVQKREKQWARAKGFDTSCPLGPWIETDLDPSDLTIQLTVNGEQRQLGRTSEMIHSVEDLIVNITEAMTLLPGDVILTGTPAGVGPLTVGDEVAVTIEGIGTLTNKVVKRG, encoded by the coding sequence GTGCGCATCGCCAGATTCTCCATCGACGGGAATGTCGCCTTCGGCGCGGTCGAGGGCGACAGGCCGGACGAACTAGTCCTGGACATCATCAAGGGCATCCCGTTCGCCGACTTCGAGCTCTCCGGCACGAAGGTCCCCCTCGACAAGGTCCGGCTGCTGCCGCCGGTACTCCCCAACAAGGTCGTCGCCTACGGCCGCAACTACGCGGAGCACGCGAGGGAACTGGGCAACGAGGTGCCCGACGTCCCGTTCGCCTTCTTCAAGCCGTCCACCTCGGTGATCGGCTCCGGCGACGACATCCAGTACCCCTCCTTCTCCGAGGAACTGCACCACGAGGCCGAACTCGCCGTGGTCATCGGCCGGATGTGCCGAGAGGTCCCGCGCGAGCGCGTCAAGGACGTCATCCTCGGCTACACCTGCGCCAACGACATCACCGCGCGGGACGTCCAGAAGCGTGAGAAGCAGTGGGCGCGGGCGAAGGGCTTCGACACCAGCTGCCCCCTCGGCCCCTGGATCGAGACGGACCTCGACCCGTCCGACCTCACGATCCAGCTCACGGTCAACGGCGAGCAGCGACAACTGGGCCGCACCAGCGAGATGATCCACTCCGTCGAGGACCTGATCGTCAACATCACCGAGGCCATGACGCTGCTTCCCGGCGACGTGATCCTCACGGGCACCCCGGCAGGCGTCGGACCGCTCACCGTCGGCGACGAGGTCGCCGTCACCATCGAAGGCATCGGCACTCTCACCAACAAGGTTGTCAAGCGTGGCTAG
- the gltX gene encoding glutamate--tRNA ligase has translation MASAPAPAVRVRFCPSPTGNPHVGLVRTALFNWAYARHTGGTFVFRIEDTDAARDSEESYEQLLSSLRWLGFDWDEGPEIGGPHAPYRQSQRMDTYKDVAARLLEAGRAYYCYCSTEELDARRDAARAAGRPSGYDGHCRALTDEQVSAYTAEGRTPIVRFRMPDETITFTDLVRGELTFTPENVPDYGIVRANGAPLYTLVNPVDDALMEITHVLRGEDLLSSTPRQIALYKALIELGVAKSVPSFGHLPYVMGEGNKKLSKRDPESSLNLYRERGFLPEGLLNYLSLLGWSLSADQDIFTIDEMVAAFDVSDVNPNPARFDLKKCEAINADHIRLLDVKDFTERCAPWLRAPFAPWAPEDFDESKWLAIAPHAQTRLKVLSEITDNVDFLFLPEPASDEASWTKAMKEGSDALLITAREKLEAADWSSADSLKEAVLAAGEAHGLKLGKAQAPVRVAVTGRTIGLPLFESLEILGKAKTLARIDAALARLAA, from the coding sequence GTGGCTAGCGCACCCGCCCCCGCCGTCCGAGTACGGTTCTGCCCGTCGCCCACCGGTAACCCCCACGTGGGCCTGGTCCGTACGGCCCTGTTCAACTGGGCCTACGCCCGCCACACCGGCGGCACGTTCGTCTTCCGCATCGAGGACACCGACGCGGCCCGCGACTCCGAGGAGTCGTACGAGCAGTTGCTGTCCTCGCTGCGCTGGCTGGGCTTCGACTGGGACGAGGGCCCCGAGATCGGCGGCCCGCACGCCCCGTACCGCCAGTCGCAGCGCATGGACACCTACAAGGACGTGGCGGCCAGGCTCCTGGAAGCGGGCCGCGCGTACTACTGCTACTGCTCCACGGAGGAGCTGGACGCCCGCCGCGACGCCGCCCGCGCGGCCGGCAGGCCCTCCGGGTACGACGGCCACTGCCGCGCCCTCACCGACGAGCAGGTGTCCGCCTACACCGCCGAGGGCCGTACGCCGATCGTCCGCTTCCGGATGCCCGACGAGACGATCACCTTCACGGACCTGGTCCGCGGCGAACTGACCTTCACGCCCGAGAACGTCCCGGACTACGGGATCGTACGAGCCAACGGCGCGCCCCTGTACACGCTGGTCAACCCGGTCGACGACGCGCTGATGGAGATCACGCACGTCCTGCGCGGCGAGGACCTGCTGTCGTCGACGCCGAGGCAGATCGCCCTGTACAAGGCGCTGATCGAACTGGGCGTCGCGAAGTCCGTGCCCTCCTTCGGTCACCTGCCGTACGTGATGGGCGAGGGCAACAAGAAGCTCTCGAAGCGCGACCCGGAGTCGTCGCTGAACCTCTACCGGGAGCGCGGCTTCCTCCCCGAGGGACTGCTCAACTACCTCTCGCTGCTCGGCTGGTCGCTCTCGGCCGACCAGGACATCTTCACGATCGACGAGATGGTCGCCGCCTTCGACGTGTCGGACGTGAACCCCAACCCGGCCCGCTTCGACCTGAAGAAGTGCGAGGCGATCAACGCCGACCACATCCGGCTGCTGGACGTGAAGGACTTCACGGAGCGCTGCGCGCCCTGGCTCCGGGCCCCCTTCGCGCCTTGGGCGCCGGAGGACTTCGACGAGTCGAAGTGGCTGGCGATCGCCCCGCACGCCCAGACCCGTCTCAAGGTCCTCTCGGAGATCACGGACAACGTCGACTTCCTGTTCCTGCCCGAGCCGGCCTCCGACGAGGCGTCCTGGACGAAGGCGATGAAGGAGGGCAGCGACGCCCTGCTGATCACGGCGAGGGAGAAGCTGGAGGCCGCCGACTGGTCCTCCGCCGACTCCCTGAAGGAGGCCGTCCTGGCCGCCGGCGAGGCCCACGGCCTCAAGCTCGGCAAGGCCCAGGCCCCCGTCCGCGTCGCCGTCACCGGCCGCACGATCGGCCTGCCGCTCTTCGAGTCCCTGGAGATCCTGGGCAAGGCGAAGACGCTGGCGCGGATCGACGCGGCTCTGGCCCGACTGGCCGCGTAG